In the genome of Methylomagnum ishizawai, the window ACGCGGCCTGCGCGGCGCGGGGCGTGCGGCGGGCGGTGTTGGCGGCGGATTTGCCGTTCATGTCTTATGCCAGCATCGGCAGGCGCTGGACAGCGCGGCCCGGCTGGTGCGCGAGCGGGCGTGCAGATGGTGAAGCTGGAAGGCGGGCGCAAGCGCCTGGAAGTCGTCCGCGCCTGGCGGGGAGGATATTCCGGTCTGCGCCCATCTCGGGCTGTTGCCCGCAGTCGGTGCATAAGCTGGGCGGCTATCTGGTGC includes:
- a CDS encoding 3-methyl-2-oxobutanoate hydroxymethyltransferase — its product is MDAAGVDLILVGDSWGVVQGHSGTLPVTLDQMVYHAACAARGVRRAVLAADLPFMSYASIGRRWTARPGWCASGRADGEAGRRAQAPGSRPRLAGRIFRSAPISGCCPQSVHKLGGYLV